gaaaaaaccccccaaaaaactattTCACAAGCTTATAAACAACACTGCGTACAGTTATTGGAGCAAACTCCTGAACATTGGCCACCGTTTGTTCGACCGTAATTAGGAAGTCTGAGCTGCAAAAACATGTCCTCTTTGGCTTTGTCACATACTGCAAAccattcataaaacatttagacaAGTGAATGATTGTGCGGTTGAGTAAATCAATCGTATGACACTGATTTGGCTTTTTTGCTCTTTGTCTTCATGGCACATATTAACTATTTAGGTAAAGAATAAAAGCCCATTTATTGATGTAAAACTATTACGGTGATATGTATTCTTTAGTTTAAGCATCAGTGTGGCTTGTGCGTGTCGGGGTAATAATTTGGCCACATAAATCTACACAGGGAAATCTCTATAAAGTGTTTTGAATCTGCCATCAAGTCCTCATCATCTTTAATGCCACAGAGTTTGTAAAGAACGTCTTATGTGTCAGTCAGGTGAAAATATACCGAGGTTAAAGGTGagaacatttcatttcaaagaCCTCTGCTGCTTTTAGGCGGAAGCCAGCAGCAATCTTATGGAACAGAGAGCTGGCTGAACACCGCCAAGCGCTTCCCGTTGCTGTCGTTGCTCCCCCCGCATGACTCGGAGCTACTGAGGGAGCTGGTGGAGCTGCCGCCGTCCTGATCCTGATCTGACAGGGAGGTATAAGACGGAGAGCGGGCGCCAAGCGACCCCAGAAGATGGTCAGCGCTGCTGGGGCTCTGTTGGAGGGAGGGTGAGCTGGTGGGCGACAGTCCACTGGGGGAGTAGCCTGAGTCGGGGGAAGGCAGGAAGTGGGAGCGCAGGTCGGTTTGGGCAACGTGGCCCGCTGAGGGCTGGCACTGCTGGACGCCAGACGCCTCGAAGGCGGAGTCCATCTCCAGGAAGGCGCTGGAGAGGAGGTCGGTGATGTCGGCACAGGAAGCAGGAGAGCCTGATGAGCCGCATGTAAACGAGGCGGCGGTGGCGGAAGGGGGAGGGGTGTGGCCAGTCAAGACTGACTGGAGGACATGCTGAGGAGCGGAAGGAAAGCCAGCGAAGCTAAAACTCTGCCTGATCAGAGGCGGCCTGTGAGAGCGCAAGGACGAGGGAGAGGAGGAATCTGCTAGCTGGTGAGAAGCGTTAAGGGTGGAGGAGAATGATGAGGACGAGCGAGAAAAGGCGGGTTTCTTCTCTTCCTCGCTGTTGTGGATAAAGTGACAGCGGATCCCGTACGGGCAGAAGCCGATGGTGTGAAAGGTGCGACAAGGCTCCGTCTTGTATTTAGGATGTCTGTTTAGATCACGTAGCTCTTCAGGGCCATGGGCGAACTGGCACTTCCCGCCGTACTTGCACAGGCCGTTCTCTGTGAAAGATCTGCAAAGTTCGGTTTTGTAGCGTGATGAGGAGCTGGATGATGAAGAGGCAGCGGCAGCTTGTAAGGCAGTGGGGCTCATGTCACTTTCGGATGTCTTCAGTTCAGTGCTGGGCCAGTCTAGGCTTGCTGCCAGCATGCTCCTCGTCTCCACCAAGCTGACAGAGCGTTGGGAGAGAAAACCAAACTTTCCCCACTGGTTGGAGTTAGCAGCAAGCTGGGAGGGCGACGGGCTTTCTGACGGCTGCCCCCATTGGCTGGAGGCCAGAAACAGGCCGTCTGACGAATCGGCAGGGAGGCTGGACAGAGAGAACGAGGAGCTTCTGCACAGATCGCTGGCGTAACCCGGAGAAGTCATGGCCAGGTTCACAGAGGGAGGCGGTCTGTTCTGCTCTCCAAGGTCAAGACTGagaaaatgctgtaaaaaacaaaagaggacaGAAAcgtgttaaaatattttaccacAACATTACTACTACTTTGACCTTGTTTAAGATCAAGCTTTCTGATTTGAGGCAGTCTGAATGGTCTGGGCTGCAAATccttacaattttatttttgtttacttttaccCAAAATGATTTCACACAATAGAAGCAGACCTAAACTTAAAAATCAGTTCCGTACATTTACAGCTGCACTCAATTCTTTTGGAAATCATTACGTACGTATTTTAACCTGTTGCTGTGTTTCAACAACAAAGCATCTTTTATATGCACAATTCACTCAGCCACAGATCAGAGTTGATACATTTCCAATTTTAATaagaatcagcaggtcaaaatcataaaaacctgaaggtttttctttctACATCAACAGCAGATATGTCACTATATTTTCTTAATAGGCATTTGACCTAACCAGTTGGGTACATCTACTAATCATAATGAAGAGCGTGAATGGCTGACGCTCTTCATTATGAAGAGCGTTGTGTGCATTAGCTTATTAAGTCATagataaaatgttacatttggtTGATTATGTACAGGCATCCAGCCTTTTGCTaacacacattttccttccactcaacttttcatTGCTATGCTTGCATCTAGCACTCAATAGGCAGGATGCATGGCAATTACCTTTTAATGCGTTTCGTACTTTGTTTAGACTCAAATTTCTATAATAAAAATCTCCATTATGAATGCAATGCAAATTTTGACTTATTATTAACTGCAAGCCAGAATTGGCTAAATGTATATGGGTAAATATTTGAACTGTATCAttgtgcaattttttaaaattacatactAAAACCAGAGATTTCTCAATATGCACCTTTAGTTCTATATAAAAACTTAGTGAAAATGTTACTGTTCTCATTTGACATTTAGAGGATAAACACTTTTATTCAGAAACCAGTTCATCGCTGTAGATTAAAAGAGTTTTACGttgctttaaaattaatatttctacagaataaatatttgcaaaccttttggattttttttctttaaagttatttaGATACTGCTCCATGGCAGCTAGCGGCAAGTCATTATAGCAACTGGCTGAATAACACCATGAAAGTGTTGttataaagcactttttaaatattaaccaaTAGCCTTTCTCGGTTTACTTGGCATAAAGGTGAGGCAGTGAGCAGTGAAGTG
Above is a window of Xiphophorus hellerii strain 12219 chromosome 18, Xiphophorus_hellerii-4.1, whole genome shotgun sequence DNA encoding:
- the LOC116708189 gene encoding mRNA decay activator protein ZFP36L1; protein product: MPSHPLNQFSELEDVMSKHFLSLDLGEQNRPPPSVNLAMTSPGYASDLCRSSSFSLSSLPADSSDGLFLASSQWGQPSESPSPSQLAANSNQWGKFGFLSQRSVSLVETRSMLAASLDWPSTELKTSESDMSPTALQAAAASSSSSSSSRYKTELCRSFTENGLCKYGGKCQFAHGPEELRDLNRHPKYKTEPCRTFHTIGFCPYGIRCHFIHNSEEEKKPAFSRSSSSFSSTLNASHQLADSSSPSSLRSHRPPLIRQSFSFAGFPSAPQHVLQSVLTGHTPPPSATAASFTCGSSGSPASCADITDLLSSAFLEMDSAFEASGVQQCQPSAGHVAQTDLRSHFLPSPDSGYSPSGLSPTSSPSLQQSPSSADHLLGSLGARSPSYTSLSDQDQDGGSSTSSLSSSESCGGSNDSNGKRLAVFSQLSVP